Within Topomyia yanbarensis strain Yona2022 chromosome 2, ASM3024719v1, whole genome shotgun sequence, the genomic segment tttctattgagaaaggcaaaaaggtgcaaaatcggcaaagtcccaaaaagtcgatttccaaaaaaaaaaaaaaattcgtgataacataaaatttcgacgtttcatgcattttaaagatgtttggcatcaaaaatacgaattcgatttctgaaatttcatggggtcccccctttgaaaaaaattttgagttccggcttatatgggaatttcatgtgtgaccggaccgttcagtctatatttccggaaccatacaagcggtccgtgcgaaatgttacagacatctgtggggataatatagctatcatttgggactaagtttgtgaaaatcggcccaaccatttccgagaaactgatatgagtttgctagttatgaaagatggccgcttttcccgggcacttccggaaccgtctatggtggtcaatgtagtcaacgaaagtttgtttggccgtcggtgacctagaactgcaaagttaagttatttgagagacattttagcgaaatttttaccttttttgcttccatcggggtatcggtttgaatcacaatttgctatgtgatcgcacgccacaacccgtaactgcggaaccggaagtcggttggggataaaatttaatagccatttacggggacgcaatacctttcatttgaggtcaagtttagtcgaatcggtctagccatctccgagaaaccgatgtgactgttactctgaatttggatacttccgccggggcttccggaaccgatgatggtggccaatgtgaccaaagagactttgaatggctgttaatgacctagtactacaaatcgaagccgttgtggtcacattttggaaaaattttcaccattatacattcattgcagaatttcttaaaatcgacgttttctgcgtgatcgtactcatcaccctgtaattccggaaccggaagtcggatccattagaaattcaatagcagcctatgggaacgttgcacctttcatttgggactaagtttgtaaaaatcggttcatccatctctgagaaaagtgagtgagattgtgttcgcgtacacacacacagacgcacatacacacacacatacatacacacacacatacatacacacacagacatttgccgaactcgacgaactgaatcgaatggtatatgtcactcggccctccgggcctccgttaaaaagtcggttttcagagcaattgcaatacctttctattgagaaaggcaaaaaaacaagtctatcgtacTCCTTTGCcccttttctttgaaattaagtgtATATTGTTACGGTATGTCCCGCTGACCCCTTCCAACTCCACGGTCGACCACCTGTCGGTGGACAATTTTGATGTAGTGAGGACCATTTGAAATGGAAGGATAGGAAAAGGGAAGAAGGACCGTTTGAAATGGAAGgatagaaaaaggaaaaaaaggatCGTTTGAAATGGTAGGATAGAAAAACGTAGAGATGAGAGAAAGGTATAAGAAAAAAGAATAGATAGAAATTGTTGGAAGTTTAAGTAATAGAACGTCGAATTCGTGAAGATATAAGCAAACATTTATTTCCGTAAGTAGATCCTATGGCAGCACGAATTTACATGAGTacaatttctgaattaaaacctAAACAGGTGCCGGAAGGCCAAGAAACGCACTCAACCGTTCGAATTGTGCACGATTGAGGTTAGGTGATACGTGACTTGCGTATTGCCCTGTAATCTAGCCGTAATTGTTGGGAATTAACGAGATACAATAATTGACCGATGTAAGTAAGCTTGAATATTACTCTAAGCATAATATTaataaattacatcagcttttagCTGATACCGTTTGGAATACATTCCTTAGGGTGTTGCTGAAAAGCCTCTTATTTAATCCACCCAACAATCTAAAAGATCGTCCAAGATAACCACGAAGCAATGCCGAATTGTACAGGAAGTGCCCCCACCGTGGAAACACACTGTAACCAGTGTAATGAACCTGACACGGATCGGATGGTAAGCTGTTGTCACTGCGATTCGTGGTGGCATTTTACCTGTGTGGGTGTGAACAACAGCATTGATGCGACAGACCGACCGTTTACATGCCCAAACTGTCAGAGACCGTCGGCACAGATTCCGGTGATTGATGCACCCGGAAGCAAGGCTAACAGCAAAGCAGGAACGAGCACTTCAACCTGTAGTGCTGGAGCAATAAGGGCTCGCCTACAGCTCGAGAGACTTGAGGCCCAGAAGGCTTTGGTGATGAAGCGTATAGAGTTGGAGCGCCGGGAGCACGAGCGGAAGATGGAGCAAGAGAAGCAGAAAAAGGAAGCAGAGTTTGAGCGGAGGCAATTGCAGCTAGAGCAGGCGGTAATGAACGAGTCATTCCGTTTGAGAGAGGTGATTGACCTAGGTGGGGAAGGCGATGAAGACAACCGGAGTGTCGCCTCAGTGCAGAGTTCCTTCAGCAAGGTACAGCAGTGGAAGGCCGCCCATTCGACGTTGGCTGTCCCGACGGAGAAGGCTCCAGCTATTGGTACGAGTAACGCGACGACCGCAACTGGAATACAAGCTAGGCAGGACGGCATGCAGCAACCAACTAGCATTAACGAGGGTATTCTAGAAGCAGCGTTGGCAGGTATTTCGTTAGGGCAGTCAGGGTTTGAGCCAACGTTAGGGGGTATTATCGGTCGAGCCGAAAGCACAACAGCGCCAATAGTTGGTAGAGGTCAGGCTAACATTTTCTCGGTTACCTCCGCGCTCGCTAGGCCTAGCAAAGGCATCGCAAATGTAATCCCCAAGCAGCATGCTTTCCAAAACTATCCCTTTCCTCTCACCCAGCCTCCTCCAGCAGGCAATTCGTTTGTCATTCCGCGAGTTGGTAATCCGAATTTTGCAATCGCCGCGCAATCGACCGCAGTGAATAGAGATAGTGCAGGCCCGATTAGAGGTCCAGTGACAGTGGAAGAATTACTGGGAGGAGAGTATTCCCAGTCGTACGCCGGCCAACCGTTATCGTCTGTGATCCCCACTGAGCAAAGGTTTTCGAGAAGGCAGACAGTGCCACCAGGAATCCAATTGGGACCGCAGGAGCAACCACGGTTTGCGGAGTTCCAGGCTGGTGCGCAGCAACCTCCGTTGCAAGACGAGCAGGCGTATTGGGGACCGACACCGCGACAATTGGCGGCAAGACACGTGATGAACAAGGAGTTGCCAATCTTTTCTGGTAATCCGGAGGACTGGCCGCTATTCATTAGCTCGTACGTTAACTCTACTCAGACGTGCGGGTTTTCGAACGAGGAAAATTTGGCGAGGTTGCAACGGTGTTTGAAGGGGCACGCACTTGAATCGGTGCGGAGTCGACTGTTGCTACCGGCGAGCGTCCCAAATGTTTTAGCTACGCTGGAGATACTTTATGGTAGACCGGAATTGTTGATCCATGCGTTGTTGCAGAGGATCCGAGGGGTGCCTGCGCCAAAACAGGAAAGACTAGACACGCTAATCGGTTTCGGTATGGCGGTGCAGAATTTTTGTGATCATCTGGAAGCCGGGAGGCATGAAGCGCATCTCAACAATCCGATGCTACTGTTCGAGTTGGTAGAGAAGCTTCCAGCACATATGAAACTGGACTGGTCGCTATACAAGCAGCGCTGCGGGGAAGTGAACCTGCGTTCTTTCTCGCAGTATATGCAGACGCTCGTGCGAGCGGCATCCGACGTGACCGTGAACTACGATCCTAGGCCGCAACCTGTACAGCAGAAGCGAATAGTGAAGGAGAAGAACGGAAAGGACAAAAACTTCTGCGGAACTCACTCAATGGAGGATTCTTCTTTGATGGCGACGAACAAAGAAGTATCTGGCGTTACGATGCGCCCATCAAGCCCAGcgtgtttcatttgcaaaaactCGGGGCATCGGGTAAAAGACTGCTCAGAGTTCGACAAGAAAACGGTCGATGAACGCTGGGAGACAATACAGAAACTCGGCTTGTGTCGGCTCTGTCTTGGAGCACACGGAAGGCGCCCCTGCAAGAATCGCAAGCATGCGATATCGACGGATGTCAACGGCGTCACCACCCTTTGCTGCACTCCAAACGGGACACAAATGAAGCCCAGCAGGCCAGGGAAAATGGAAAGACGCCAGGAAATGGCTGTAAGAAGTTTGGGAACGACGGAAATTCGGCGAAGAATGGGTCCAGGCAAGAATCGAGTGAAGCTAAGACAAGTAGTTCCAAAGCTGTCACCAACCATCATTCCGCTGGGAAGACTACGCTTTTTCGTATTATTCCAGTGACTTTGTATGGGAACAATCGATCTGTGTCCGTGTATGCTTTCTTGGACGACGGCTCGGAGAGAACGCTGATTGACGAAGAGTTGGTAAAGGACCTTGGGGTTGTAGGAGATCCGCAACCATTGTGCTTGCGTGAAGAGGTCAGAAGCTAATTCTCAACGGGTCGCATTGGAAATAGCAGGACGGTCAGGggcatccaaacattctttgtcGGACGTGCGCACCGTAAGCAAGCTGGACTTACCACGACAATCCTTGCGGTACGCGGAACTCGCAGAAACCTTTCCGTACCTAAAGGGCCTACCGATCGATGATTACGATCAAGCGGTACCGCGCATCCTCATCGGAAACGACAACGCTCACGTTACATCGACACTCAAGCTACGAGATGGCCGACCGGGAGAGCCGATAGCAGCAAAATCACGTTTGGGATGGACGGTTTACGGATCCAACCAGGACAAGTCAGGGGATATCGTTCATAGTTTCCACATATGCGAGTGCCAGGAGGCCGAGCAGACCCTACATGAGCTCGTGGAGAAGTTTTTCTCAGTCGAGAGTCTGGGTATAATGGAAGTCGCCCATCCTGAGTCCGCGAAAACTCAACGAGCAAATCGGATCCTGATGGAAACTACTAAGCGGGTCGGACAGCGATTCGAAACTGGGCTTCTCTGGAAGTACGATAGCTTCGAGTTCCCGGACAGCTACCAGATGGCGGTTCGACGACTGCAGTGTTTGGAAAGGCGTATGCAGAGGGATTTACTCATCGGCGAAAGTGTGAGGAGACAGCTTTCTGAGTATCAAGCGAAAGGGTACATACACAAAGCGACCCGGAAGGAGCTCGATGATTCAGATCCACGGCGTACGTGGTACTTACCTTTAGGAGTGGTCATCAATCCCAAGAAGCCGTCCAAGGTTCGTATCTTCTGCGATGCAGCGGCCAAAGTGGATGGAGTCGCACTCAACACGATGCTGTTGAAAGGACTGGATCTGCTAAATACGTTGCTCAATGTTCTATACGGATTCCGGGAGAAACGGGTCGCTCTGTGCGCGGATCTGAAGGAGATGTTTCACCAGATTCGGATTCGACGAGAAGATCGACATGCGCAACGACTGCTTTGGCGAGATGATCCTATACAAGCCCCCGATGTGTATTTGATGGACGTCGCAACGTTTGGTGCAACGTGTTCACCGTGTTCGGCACAATTCGTGAAGAATTTGAACGCTAAGGAGCATTCAAGACAGTATCCAGTTGCAGCCGACGCAATTATCCGGAAGCACTACGTGGATGACTACTTGGACAGCGCTGACGACGTTGACGAAGCGGTGCAGCTGGCACATGAAGTCAAACTGGTCCACTCTCTCGGCGGATTCCATCTGCGGAACTGGCTTTCAAATTCCACCGAGGTTCTCGCACGGGTC encodes:
- the LOC131679655 gene encoding uncharacterized protein LOC131679655, which encodes MKRIELERREHERKMEQEKQKKEAEFERRQLQLEQAVMNESFRLREVIDLGGEGDEDNRSVASVQSSFSKVQQWKAAHSTLAVPTEKAPAIGTSNATTATGIQARQDGMQQPTSINEGILEAALAGISLGQSGFEPTLGGIIGRAESTTAPIVGRGQANIFSVTSALARPSKGIANVIPKQHAFQNYPFPLTQPPPAGNSFVIPRVGNPNFAIAAQSTAVNRDSAGPIRGPVTVEELLGGEYSQSYAGQPLSSVIPTEQRFSRRQTVPPGIQLGPQEQPRFAEFQAGAQQPPLQDEQAYWGPTPRQLAARHVMNKELPIFSGNPEDWPLFISSYVNSTQTCGFSNEENLARLQRCLKGHALESVRSRLLLPASVPNVLATLEILYGRPELLIHALLQRIRGVPAPKQERLDTLIGFGMAVQNFCDHLEAGRHEAHLNNPMLLFELVEKLPAHMKLDWSLYKQRCGEVNLRSFSQYMQTLVRAASDVTVNYDPRPQPVQQKRIVKEKNGKDKNFCGTHSMEDSSLMATNKEVSGVTMRPSSPACFICKNSGHRVKDCSEFDKKTVDERWETIQKLGLCRLCLGAHGRRPCKNRKHAISTDVNGVTTLCCTPNGTQMKPSRPGKMERRQEMAVRSLGTTEIRRRMGPAGRSGASKHSLSDVRTVSKLDLPRQSLRYAELAETFPYLKGLPIDDYDQAVPRILIGNDNAHVTSTLKLRDGRPGEPIAAKSRLGWTVYGSNQDKSGDIVHSFHICECQEAEQTLHELVEKFFSVESLGIMEVAHPESAKTQRANRILMETTKRVGQRFETGLLWKYDSFEFPDSYQMAVRRLQCLERRMQRDLLIGESVRRQLSEYQAKGYIHKATRKELDDSDPRRTWYLPLGVVINPKKPSKVRIFCDAAAKVDGVALNTMLLKGLDLLNTLLNVLYGFREKRVALCADLKEMFHQIRIRREDRHAQRLLWRDDPIQAPDVYLMDVATFGATCSPCSAQFVKNLNAKEHSRQYPVAADAIIRKHYVDDYLDSADDVDEAVQLAHEVKLVHSLGGFHLRNWLSNSTEVLARVGERDPVTEKCLQLDKNSSTERVLGMYWKPVDDVFTFTTTLAVGAEHPTKRQALRVVMSPFDPARLLCFFLIHGKVLIQELWRAKTTWDQLIPEELLGKWMRWTSLFKHLDQISIPRCYFPQRSVKDILSLQLHIYVDASEEAYACVAYFRAVFPDGISVALVGGKSKVAPLKAHSIPRLELMAAVIGVRLMKTILTGHSLVVEKTVLWCDSKTVLAWINSDHRRYRQFVACRVGEILSKSEAKQWRWISSRKNVADEATKWGKGPCLSSGGRWFRGDNDLYLPEDQWTIDADSVGATTDEELRSCLVHKEVIVPPQLVRWERFSKLTHLYRSVAHVHRYVQNLRRTVKRETRLDGPLTQEELATAETTIFRWVQCEQYPDEVATLSVMRDK